The region GCTCATCTCAGGAGCAGCTCTCCAAAGGCGGCAAAGCGTCGGGGCCGGTCTCGTTCATGCGCGGGGCTGATGCCATTGCCGGCACGATTAAGTCTGGAGGAAAAACAAGACGGGCTGCTAAGATGGTAGTCCTCAACGTAGATCATCCTGACATCCTTGAATTCATCTGGTGCAAGGCCAAGGAAGAGCGCAAAGCATACGCATTGGGCGAGGCTGGCTATGATATGTCCTCGTTGGATTCGGATGCCTGGATTTCGATCCAGTATCAGAATGCCAACAACTCAGTGCGCGTCAGCGATGAATTCATGCGGGCGGTGCTCGAGGACAGAGATTGGCACTTACGGGCGGTGACCACCGGTGAGATCGTTGCTACGCACAAGGCGCGTGAGCTGATGCGACAAATCGCCGAAGCGGCCTGGGAATGCGGCGATCCAGGCATGCAATACGATACGACAATCAACGAGTGGCATACCTGCCCCAATAGCGGGCGCATCAATGCGAGCAATCCGTGTTCCGAATACATGCACCTGGATAATTCAGCGTGCAATCTGGCGAGCTTGAACTTGATGAAGTTTTATGACACGGCCACAGGCCAGTTTGACATCGCTGCGTTCCGACATGCAGTGGACATCATCATCACTGCGCAAGAAATCATCGTGGGCAATTCCAGCTATCCGACGGAACGAATCACGATGAATGCCAAAGCCTATCGTCAATTAGGCATCGGCTATGCCAATCTGGGCGCGCTGCTGATGGCGCGAGGCCTGCCGTATGATTCCGATGAGGGCCGCGCCTATGCGGCGACGATTACAGCATTGCTGACCGGCGAAGCTTATGCCATGTCGGCGCGAATCGCTGAGAAGATCGGCCCATTTGCCGGCTATGCCATCAATCGTGAACCGATGCTGCGCGTCATCCGCAAGCACCGCGAGAGCGTGGAGAAAATTGACAACAAGCTGGTGCCGGATGAACTGTTGCAGGCTGCCCGCCAAGCATGGGATGAGGCGCTCATGCGCGGCGAGCTGTTCGGTTATCGCAATGCGCAAGCCAGTGTGTTAGCGCCGACGGGCACCATCGCGTTTCTCATGGATTGCGATACGACAGGCATCGAACCTGATATTGCACTGGTCAAGTATAAGAAATTGGTTGGCGGCGGTCAGATCAAGATGATTAACCACACTGTGCCTGTGGCGCTGCGCCGGCTTGCCTATAGCGAAGAGCAGATCGCGGAGATCATGGCCTACCTCGATGAACACGGCACGATCGAAGGCGCGCCACACTTGCGACCGGAGCACTTGCCCGTGTTCGATTGCGCGTTTCGCCCGGCCAATGGGACGCGCTCCATTCATTACATGGGTCATATTCGCATGATGGGCGCCGTGCAGCCGTTTATTAGCGGCGCCATCTCCAAGACCTGTAACTTGCCTCACGACATCACACCGGAGCAAGTCGCCGAAGTCTACATCGAAGGCTGGAAGCACGGCCTCAAAGCGCTGGCGATCTATCGGGACGGTTCCAAGCGGATTCAGCCGTTGACT is a window of Blastocatellia bacterium DNA encoding:
- a CDS encoding vitamin B12-dependent ribonucleotide reductase — protein: MERIKELQQNAEVMAGGIQVERYFTIPGIDPFEQVEWERRTARIMGSGGAVVFEQPDVEFPKFWSQRATDIVAQKYFRGKLGSPEREWSVRQMIGRVADTITRWGIGDGYFDSPDDAAAFRAELTYLLLHQMAAFNSPVWFNVGFEEKPQCSACFILSIEDNMESILEWYRNEGMIFRGGSGSGINLSNLRSSQEQLSKGGKASGPVSFMRGADAIAGTIKSGGKTRRAAKMVVLNVDHPDILEFIWCKAKEERKAYALGEAGYDMSSLDSDAWISIQYQNANNSVRVSDEFMRAVLEDRDWHLRAVTTGEIVATHKARELMRQIAEAAWECGDPGMQYDTTINEWHTCPNSGRINASNPCSEYMHLDNSACNLASLNLMKFYDTATGQFDIAAFRHAVDIIITAQEIIVGNSSYPTERITMNAKAYRQLGIGYANLGALLMARGLPYDSDEGRAYAATITALLTGEAYAMSARIAEKIGPFAGYAINREPMLRVIRKHRESVEKIDNKLVPDELLQAARQAWDEALMRGELFGYRNAQASVLAPTGTIAFLMDCDTTGIEPDIALVKYKKLVGGGQIKMINHTVPVALRRLAYSEEQIAEIMAYLDEHGTIEGAPHLRPEHLPVFDCAFRPANGTRSIHYMGHIRMMGAVQPFISGAISKTCNLPHDITPEQVAEVYIEGWKHGLKALAIYRDGSKRIQPLTTSKEKTSQKQAEAATPAADAERLATMPAKVAEPVRRRLPDTRRAITHHFTIHSQDGSTHDGYITVGMYEDGSPGEIFVTVAKEGSTISGLMDAFATAISIALQYGVPLEALVKKFSHMRFEPSGVTTNPEVRVAKSLVDYIFRWLASQFLDVQSQEQLGVMTAAVRAKLSQESNGHPPPTEPLASAAVAPKTTFISQADAPPCPDCGQIMVRNGSCYRCHNCGSTSGCS